In one Lolium rigidum isolate FL_2022 chromosome 3, APGP_CSIRO_Lrig_0.1, whole genome shotgun sequence genomic region, the following are encoded:
- the LOC124700658 gene encoding CASP-like protein 5C1: MDRGERAGAGAVGSAGSLGLRVGQAVFSSAALMFMSVGVEFFSYTAFCFLVTIMGLVIPWSCALAIIDVYSVVVGYPLRMPGVVAIVVVGDWVLSILSLAAASSSAAVIDVLLEFHGSQCPPRLCERYQLSAMMAFLSWLLTAASSLFNLWCLASG; this comes from the exons ATGGACCGCGGGGAGAGGGCGGGCGCCGGCGCCGTCGGCAGCGCCGGCAGCCTCGGGCTCCGTGTCGGGCAGGCAGTCTTCTCGTCGGCGGCGCTCATGTTCATGTCCGTCGGCGTCGAGTTCTTCAGCTATACTGCCTTCTG CTTCCTGGTCACAATCATGGGCCTGGTGATCCCCTGGAGCTGCGCGCTCGCCATCATCGACGTGTACTCCGTAGTCGTGGGGTACCCGCTCCGCATGCCTGGTGTCGTAgccatcgtcgtcgtcggagacTGG GTCCTGTCGATACTCTCGCTGGCGGCTGCCAGCTCGAGCGCCGCCGTCATCGACGTCCTCCTCGAGTTCCATGGATCACAATGCCCTCCGAGGCTGTGCGAGAGGTACCAGCTCTCCGCGATGATGGCGTTCCTGTCCTGGCTCCTCACGGCCGCTTCGTCCCTTTTCAACCTCTGGTGCCTCGCCTCCGGGTGA